Genomic DNA from Brassica rapa cultivar Chiifu-401-42 chromosome A04, CAAS_Brap_v3.01, whole genome shotgun sequence:
CCGCAAGACCATCCTCCAAGGGCCTAGCCTCCATGTACAGACGGTTGTGCTTGTTTGGGGACTTGCTCATCACAGTACGCACAGATCGCTCCAAAACAGTCTCACGGAATGAGACAACAGGGTCAGACTTGACAATCTCCGCACCACCCATGAAATCATCCTGAAGATCCTTCAAGCAAATCTCAAGATGGAGTTCTCCAGCACCAGCAACAATGTGCTCACCTGACTCCTCCATTGTGCACACAACCATAGGGTCAGACTTGGCCAGCCTCTTAAGTCCCTCAACAAGCTTGGGAAGATCAGAAGCGACCTTGCACTGGACAGCAACACGTACAACAGGGGACACAGAAAACTTCATAGCACGGATAGGATGAGCATCAACTTCTTTCTCATTCGTCAGCGTAGCATTCTTGGTGATGAACTGATCAAGACCAACCATAGCAACGGTGTTACCACAGGGAACATCCTCAACAGTCTCTTGCCTCTTGCCCATCCAGATGACAGTCCTCTGAACACTCTTGACGTAAAGATCTTTCTTCTCACCAGGAACAAAGTTGGGACCCATGATTCTGACTTTCATACCAGTGGACACCTTACCAGAGAATACACGACCAAAAGCAAAGAATCTTCCCTTGTCTGAAGCAGGAATCATCTTAGAGACATAGAGCATGAGAGGGCCATTAGGATCACAGTTTCTGATGGCAGTGGCATACTGGTCATCGAGAGGACCTTCATACAGGTTCTCAACACGGTACCTCTGTGCAGTGTGGGGAGATGGAAGGTGAAAGATCATCATCTCAAGCAAAGCAGTACTCGCAGGGAGCCAAGTCTGCATGACACGCTTCATCAAAGGTTTACCCATAAGCTCCTTCTCGTCAGACTTCATCTGGACTCCAAGCTTCTGCAACATAGGCCACAACTTATCCTTCTGGTCATTCATGCAAGTGGCAATGATCTGCTTGATGGGCTCATAACAGAACTGCACAAACCCACGCTTGCAGGTAGCGGACCCAGTGTTTTTGCTGCTCCATTTCCTAGTGGCAGGGTCAAAGAAATTCTCACCCCACAGCCTCTCCATCATCTTAGTCTCATCAACACCGAACTTGGAAGCATACATCTTTGCAAAGTTGGTCAGAGTGAAAGCCCATCCGTGGAGACCAGCAGAGAAGGCAACAGTTCCCTTCTCAGGGTAAACCTGAACATCACCAAGGAGAGGATCCTCATACGTCGCCATGATGACATTAGCATTCTCAATAACCCTCTGGAACGTCTGGTAAGCCTCCTCACCATCAACCTGAAGCTCAAGGAAACACCTGTCCATCTTGTTCACAGTCAGCACGGGCCTAATCCTCTCACCAAGAGCCTGACGCAGCACAGTCTCCGTCTGAACACAGACACCCTCGATACAGTCGACGACAACAAGGGCACCATCAGTGATACGGAGCGCAGCAGTGACCTCAGAGGAGAAGTCAACGTGGCCAGGAGAGTCGATGAGGTTGATAAGGTACTCGTTTCCATCTCTGGCACCAGTGAAGCTCTTCAAGGAAGCATCAGTCATCTCGTAGTAGAGAGAGATACCCGTGGACTTGATGGTGATACCACGTTCAGCCTCATCGGCACGTGTATCAGTCATACGGACATCACCAGCAACTTCTTGAGCAATGATACCAGCAGCAGCAACCAAGGAGTCAGTGAGGGTGGATTTACCTGTTGTCAATCAATCACAAAAGCataagagaaaagagaaaaaaaaataatcttgaaaaaaaatagtaaaagacAGTAACCACCATGGTCCACATGAGCAATAACGGACATGTTACGGATGTTGTGTTTGTAATCCATGATCCGACGAAGCTCATCGGATGTAAACTTCACCTACAAGttccattaaaaataaaaaagtatttaaGCTTtagaatcaacaacaacaacaacaagacaaAGTAAAAGAATAAGGCTTTTTACCATTTTGACTAACTCTTATATTCTTCACCTACGATATCTCTGCAATCACAGAAACGATATTAAGAATTAGGAAAAACTGAAACTAAAAACATTTACAATACcaaaattaaaacttttattaaaataatgtgttttcttctatcatatttgcaTCCAATTATCTATCCAAACTTTTACTCAAAAGTATAAATAGAAGAACAGCTCACAAACAAATTGTATTCAAACGTTTCTACGAACAGATCTAACAAGAACGAGTCAAGGGATTGATAAACAAACAGTAATGGTCATCTAAACATCAAAACTATGGAGATTCAATACGGACGAACCTTGGAGAGAGAGAAGGGATtggggaagagagagagagaggagcttGGAAGTGAGAGGAGGCGTTCGATATGTACTTTCCTAATCTCTTCTAGGGTTTTAGCTCTGTTTTCTCGTGAGCCTCGTTGGCCCAATACTATTTTGGCCCAATTGTTCGTGGAATATTTCGTTTTGAAATTATTAGATCTATGTTAGCTATGTGATGTCCAACTATGTTTGTCATTGTCACAATCTGCAGAGCTTAGCTTGTTGACAATTATGTGGCCGTAAATCTATATGGACACAGACTGACAGAAACGCTTTAAGTTTTATCTGCAAGTTATTGGTTGGCTAAGAAATTACTTAGGTTGGCTATTTTGTCAAAATCATAAGttgaataaacaaaattataaaaagtggAGAGAATAACAGTGAGCCGGTCAAAGTTAAAACCATAGTCGTAGAGTGGGTGCTTTACGTGTCTATGTTACGTCCTCTTATatttatcaattttaaaatcACTTGGGATTCATATAGGATGCAacttaaatacatttttttagaataaaaacTTCCTGAATGTTTAATTTCTTCTCATTCCATAAATATTCACCAGTtacaatgaaaaaaaagaatagcTATTCCATCTCATTCCATATTATTCCTTTccattccaaaaaaaatatcaacattCTTTTGAAAATCcattctaaaaataattatggaaCAAATGGAATACTAATTCCATTCCATTGAATTCGACTAATTATCATTCCtataagggcaattgtcaataatagcaccttttgaagtttatgtctcaaaaatagcactagaaggagaaagtcacaaaaatgacattcattaaagggtaaaatatccctaatacccttggtttaaaattaaataaacaaacaaaaataaataaaaataaataaaataaaaattaaaaaaaaatgaaaaaagattttttttttttatagtttcagattatatgttttcagattcgaaatttttataatttttttttcgaattttttttttattatttttttttcgaattttctttttataatttaaaaatactttttaaaactgtttttaaaatttttattttttattttatatattttttttataaaattttaaaccctaattccaaaaccccaccccttaactctaaaccctaaggtttggattaattaacccaaggggtataagtgtatatttacctctttaattaaacctatttttgtgactttgaaccttgcTACTTCGGAaacataaacttggtttggtgctattctagtctttttctatTCCTATAATTGCATTTATTCCTTTTATTAACATCCAGTTACAGCCATAGTTTTTAAGTTTAAACCATACGTTGCAGTCACCTCATACGATACGACGAGCGAAAAGAATGTAGTCTTCATTTGCGGCGTCAAAGTTGTTTGGTCATTCACGCCCGGTCCACAGTATATGTATGCATAGATATTGCATTGCATGCACAAACAAATATACAAGGGCCCGTGTACATGTATGCACCTAAAATACTATTGGATCAAAACATTAAGGAATggatattatataattaaaggatataaataattaaatatgtgGATTCTCCTCATCTACCAAACTGTATACATACGAAAAGTATTTTCACGGGAGTATACGTCAGTATAACAATAAGTTTGGTTGTCGCAATTACTACTCCAAGTCCCACGGAAAGGGAAGAACGCTAGACTACTCCATACTTATGTATTGAATGAATTTATTTTCTCCAAAAAAGATGCATTGAATGGATTTTATATGGCGCATTTAAATTCAAAGACAATAGGGTAAGGTTCGAACCCCGCATTATCTATCTTTGAATGTGTTATCGGACCACAACACTTTCGAAAACAGTATCGTTCGTTTAAGATTTTATTATGAAAATCGCAAGTGAACAACGATGAATTCATAAACCCTAACAAACTAGCGTAAACGACAATAAGAGGTCGACGGACATACCCTTTTATCTTGTTAATTTTGTGAAAAAAGATTAGAATACAAAAAACCTACAGATAGACCTCAAAACCTTATACAACtaagaat
This window encodes:
- the LOC103865495 gene encoding elongation factor 2, which produces MVKFTSDELRRIMDYKHNIRNMSVIAHVDHGKSTLTDSLVAAAGIIAQEVAGDVRMTDTRADEAERGITIKSTGISLYYEMTDASLKSFTGARDGNEYLINLIDSPGHVDFSSEVTAALRITDGALVVVDCIEGVCVQTETVLRQALGERIRPVLTVNKMDRCFLELQVDGEEAYQTFQRVIENANVIMATYEDPLLGDVQVYPEKGTVAFSAGLHGWAFTLTNFAKMYASKFGVDETKMMERLWGENFFDPATRKWSSKNTGSATCKRGFVQFCYEPIKQIIATCMNDQKDKLWPMLQKLGVQMKSDEKELMGKPLMKRVMQTWLPASTALLEMMIFHLPSPHTAQRYRVENLYEGPLDDQYATAIRNCDPNGPLMLYVSKMIPASDKGRFFAFGRVFSGKVSTGMKVRIMGPNFVPGEKKDLYVKSVQRTVIWMGKRQETVEDVPCGNTVAMVGLDQFITKNATLTNEKEVDAHPIRAMKFSVSPVVRVAVQCKVASDLPKLVEGLKRLAKSDPMVVCTMEESGEHIVAGAGELHLEICLKDLQDDFMGGAEIVKSDPVVSFRETVLERSVRTVMSKSPNKHNRLYMEARPLEDGLAEAIDDGRIGPRDDPKIRSKILAEEFGWDKDLAKKIWAFGPETTGPNMVVDMCKGVQYLNEIKDSVVAGFQWASKEGPLCDENMRGICFEVCDVVLHSDAIHRGGGQVIPTARRVIYASQLTAKPRLLEPVYMVEIQAPEGALGGIYSVLNQKRGHVFEEMQRPGTPLYNIKAYLPVVESFGFSSQLRAATSGQAFPQCVFDHWEMMSSDPLETGSQASTLVADIRKRKGMKEQMTPLSDFEDKL